In Microbacterium sp. No. 7, the genomic window CCGTCTCCGTGAGCGATCGCGCCATGCGAAAAGCCCAGTTGTGAGAAGCCCCGTTGCGAGAAGCCCCGTGCGGCGAGAGCAGTGCGGCGAGGGCTACGCGCGCTCCTTGAACCGCTGAAAGAGCGTCGACTCCCTCAGCGGGACGACGGGGACGAGCGCGCCGAGGATCGCGCTCACGACGGCGATCGCGATCGTGGCGGCATAGGGCGAGGACCCGATCCCCTCGTCCCGGCCGAGCAGCAGGTGCGTCGCCCAGCCGCTCGCAGCCATGGCGAGGAGGCCTGCGGGCACTGCCCAGAACACCGTCTCGGCGACCGTGATCGCGACCAGATCACGATGCCGTGCTCCGGCGTGGAGGTTGCTCGCGAGCTCGAGCCGGCGTCTCCGCGTGCCCGCGGCGGCGACGACGGCGAACACGAGCCCGAGGGAGGCGACGGCGAACCGGGTCGGACGGTCGGCGAACTCCCTCTGTCCGTCGAAGCCCGGCCCTCGCGCGGGGTTCGCCGAGGTCGTGCGTGCGTCCTTCGCCGCGGCGGCGCCCGGGATGAGCGCGGAGCGCAGCACCGCGTCGCGCGAGGGGTCGGTCGGCCACACCTCCGCCCAGCACTCCGACGCCGTCTCCGGCGTGCCGATCGTCACGATGGCGCTCGCCAGTCGCGGGTCGCGCCCGTCTTCCTCGGGGTAGGCGAACGTGTCCAGAACCGCGACCTCGGCCTGCGAGAGGGCGAGCGTCGCTCCGGCATCCACGCCCCAGGTCTCCGCGAGGGCATCTGATAGGTACACTCCGGCCTCCCCCGTCACCGGGATCCCGAGAAGATCGGCCACGCCGTCGGTGACCTCGTAGTGCGGAATGCTGAGCGCACCGAGCGCGGGCAGCTGAACCGGATCGAGCGGTGTCACCGCGCCGGCGCCCGTGAAGCCCGGGAGCTCGCCGAGGCGATCGCACGCGGCCGGGGAGACGGCGCTGTCGGCGACGAGGATGCGGATCGCGGCGGCTGACGCACGGTACTCGCGGGCGCGGGCGTCGATGCCCCCGATCGTCGCGATGTCGGCGGCGAGAACGGCGCCGGTCGCGACGATCGCGACCGCGAACATCGCTCCGGCGCGCGCTGTGCCGGTGAGGGCGTTCCGCACCGCCTCCTGGATGAGGAAGGAGGCCCTCATCGGCTCACCGCGGCGACCGCGCTCGATGCGCGCGAAAGATCAAGGGTGTGAGAGCACGCGGCCATCGTGTCGTGGTCGTGCGTGGCGATGACGACGATGGCGCCCTCGGATGCCAGGCCTGCCAGGACGGCGTTGACGGTCTGCGCGGAGGCGCGGTCGAGCTGCGCGGTCGGCTCGTCCACGAGGAGCAGGTCGGCGCGCGTCGCGAGCGCCCTGGCGAGCATGAGCCGTTGCGCCTCGCCTCCGGAGAGGGAGCGGAACGGCCGTGCGCCGAGCCTCTCGATGCCGAAGCGCCGCAGCACGACGCGTGCTTCGCGCTCGGCATCGGCGCGGCACGCATGCGGCAGCGTCCTGCACGTCGAACAATGCCCCGGGCGGCACCGCCACGACGTCGACCGGCTCCAGGAGCGACGTGAGGCCCGTCAGCCCCGAGGCCTGGCCCGCTTGCGACGTGAGCGAGAACCCCGGCGACGCGGCGATCTTCGCGAGCTGCTCCGGATCGAGGACCGCCCCTTCCGAGATCGTCGCGTCGATGCCAGCGACGCGCACGGTCCTGTCGCCGGGCATCGGCGCCGAGGTGCCGGGGTCCACGATCTGCAGCGCCTGCAGGGCGCCCGCCGTGCTCCCGAACGGTGCCCCAGGCCCGACCGTCTGTCCGATGGTCAGGTCGCAGCGTGCGCGCACCGTCGTCTCCCCGGGAACGCGCAGGACGGTCGACACGCGGAACCTGCCGTCCGCCGGGTCGAGATCATGGTCGGTCTGGAACTGCTGCACCGCGTCGGCCAGCTCCGAATCGAATCGCCCCTCCGAACCGGACGGGTACCCCAGCGCCGCGAGCGCACCCCTGAGCGCCTCGACGTCGTCGCCCTCGTCGCCGAGGCTCAGGTCGCGGAACAGGGGCTGCACCGCGGCCAGTGCCACCACCGGCGCATTGTCCAGCCGCATCACGACGCTGCCGTTCGCCAGCGGCTGACCCACGGCACACGTGAGCTCCGTCACGGTACCGCCGCCCGCCACCGTGAGCGTCGTCGCCGGGCCGGTCACGGGCTGGAGCGCCACGGTCCTCTGGTCGCGATACGAGGTGGATGCCACGGGGTACGCCTCGGCCCTCGGCGGCTTCGCGAGGTTCGACGGCTCGGCCGGCGACAGGCTGAGGGCCAGCAACGCACCGCACGAGACCGCGGTCACGGCGAGAGCGGCGAGGCCCCGGAGCGTCCAGGCCCGCGCTGTCGCCCCGCGCCCCTCACTCATCCTCGATGATGTCGTAGTTCATGCCCGCCCCGTAGAAGCAGGATTTCACCTGCGGATCCTGCACGTCGAAGGGCGGGTTGCTTCGCATTCCGCGTTCCAAGAAGCCTCGCGTCGCATCGACGGTGACATCACCGCCGGCGAGCCCTGCTGATTCCAGACACGCGTACGCGACGCGCGCAGGGTCCGCATAAAGGTGCGGATTTCCCTGCTGTATCTCGAACAGCATGATCACGTTCCCGGCCGTTGCCGCCATGCAATCCATGTCGGCGCGCATCAACGCATCGACATCGTCAACCAACGGAGGTTTCAGCTCAACGGCACCACTGACAAACTGCGCAGTCGAAATTGTATATCCCTGATCAGACATGCAATCAAGATACAAGTCGATTCCCATGAGATACTCGCTCTGCTTTATGCGCCCCGACTCGGTTGCTCCCGTGAGCACATCCCGTTCAAAGTCCGTGAGCGAATCATCCCTCAGCGACTGCTCGAAGAGGTCCTGCAGCGAGTCGGCAATCGTCCCATCGACGGATGCCCTCTCTGTCGCAGAACAACCCACGAGCCCGAACACAAGGATGACCACCGCGGCGCAGAGCGCGGGGAACCGTCCGATGCAAAGACTCTGCGAACGCACAAGAACCTCGCCCGCCATCAGGAGCAGAGAATTCCGTCGCCGTGGGAGACGCGTCCTTCGTGCGTGAAATCGATATGGCCACAGTTACGCCCGCCACCGGGCGCGCAAGAAAGCGTCACCACTCCGGCATCGAGTTCTGTCGCCACGACCGATGTCGGCGGCGAGACGAAGATACCGACCGCGAACTTCCCGAACACCATGCCCCCCAGCATCAGTATCGTCCTGTCGGCACACATCACTTGGATGCCACATCCATATTGCAGGACGCGCGGAGGCGTGTCAACTCCGTGATCGCCTCCACTGGCAGCGCCCGCAGAGATCAGAAGCGGCTGGGTTCCACGCCGCTCAAGACCGCATACGCCAGCTCGGCGGATGAGGCGATGTACCGGGTAGTGCCGTCAGCCGTCGAGACGACGCCGGTCAGCCTCCAGCATGGCGCCGAGCTCCACGTCCACATCGATGCTCGGAAAGAAGTCCGTGCGGCGCGTTGCTCGACGGGGAGGAGTCGCGAGACCCGCACGAATCAGCCGGTCCAGCGGGTCCTGGTCGAACCCGGTCGCGCTCATCTTCCTCCTCATGGTCAAGAGCGTCGCACTCATCGCCACAGACTTCATACCCGCTCTCACAGCACCACCAGGTCGCGCAGGCCCTCGAGCATCTTCTCGCCGATGCCCGAGACCGCGAGCAGATCCTCCACGCTCGTGAACGGCCCGTTCTCGTCACGCCACTGGATGATCCGGGCCGCGATCGCGGGGCCGACGCGTGGAAGCGTGTCGAGCGCCGCCGCGTCGGCCGTGTTGAGGTTCACGCGACCGTCGGCCTCCCCCGCAGCCGCGGCCGATGGCGGTGGCACCTCGCCGACGGCCGGCACGTACAGCTGCTCGCCGTCGCTCAGTGCCCGCGCCAGGTTCACGGCGGCCGCGTCCGCGGCATCCGTCATGCCGCCCGCCGCCGCGACGACGTCGACCACGCGCGCACCCTCGTCGAGCCGGTAGAGGCCGGGACTCACGACCTGCCCGTGCACGTGCACGTACACGGGCGCCGCCGTGGCGCGGATCTCGACCGCGACGACCTCCTCGGCCGGCGCGGATGCCGTGCGCACGACGCCGATCGCGACCGTGGCGGCAGCGGCGGCGAGCACGAGCACGATCGCCGCGCCCAGGCCGACGGTGCGGCGCGGTCGCGGCGCGGGCGGCGGGTCGACGGGGTCCACACGGGCAGCCTCGCACCCGCGCCCGTGCCGCGGAGCGCGAACCGAGCGATCGGTGGACAGATCCGCCGGGTCACACACTGGGGACGAGGCGGCGAACACACCCGAACACCGGCGCAAGGGTGCTAATTATCTCGCCGAGGGTGCTTTCGAGAGCACCCTCGCGGGAACAACTGGCACCCTCGCGAGAACAACTGGCACCCTCGCGAGAAAAAGACGAGGGGATGCCGCGAGCACGGGGCCGCTAGGCGACGGTGAAGCTGACGACCTTGGGGGCGCGGACGACGACGCGGGTGATCTCGCGGTCGCCGAGCGAACGGCGCACCTTCTCGTCGGCGCGGGCGACGGCCTCGAGCTCCTCGCTGGAGATCTTCGCGGGCACCTGCAGCGTGCCGCGCACCTTGCCGTTGACCTGCACGACCGCGGTCACGCTCTCCTCCACGAGCAGCGTCGCGTCGGGCTGACGCCACGAGACGAGGCCGACGAACGGCGCGTACCCGAGCTTCGCCCACATCTCCTCCGCCGTGTGCGGGGCGAACAGGTCGAGCACCATCGCGACGGCCTCGGCGGCCTCGCGCACGGCGGGGTCGCCGGCGCCGGGGCCCGTGTCGATCGTCTTGCGGATCGCGTTGACGAGCTCCATCAGGCGGGCGACGACGACGTTGAACTTCGTCTGCTCGACGAGCCCGTGCACGTCGGCCCACAGCCGGTGCGTCACGCGCCGCAGCGCGACGTCGCCCTCGGCCCACACGGCGTCGGGGGCGCTCGTGACCTCGGAGGCGACGCGCAGCGCGCGGGCGAGGAACTTGGCGGCGCCGGTCGTCGACACGTCGGCCCAGTCCTTGTCGTCCTCGACGGGCCCCGCGAAGGCGAGCGCGACGCGCAGCGCGTCGGCGCCGTGCTGCTCGAGCTCCTCCTGGAACAGCACCAGGTTGCCCTTGCTCTTCGACATCTTCGCGCCGTTGAGGATGACCATGCCCTGGTTGATGAGGCTGGAGAACGGCTCGGTGAACTCGACGAGGCCCATGTCGAACAGCGCCTTCGTGATGAAGCGCGCGTACAGCAGGTGCAGGATCGCGTGCTCCACGCCGCCGATGTAGAAGTCCACGGGACCCCACTTGTCGGCCTCCGCGGGCGAGAACGCCTCCGCGGCGCTGCCCGGCGACAGGAAGCGCAGGAAGTACCACGAGCTGTCCACGAAGGTGTCCATCGTGTCGGGGTCGCGCAGCGCGGGCTCGCCGGTCTCGGGGTCTGTCGTCGCGACCCACTCCGACGCGCCGCCGAGGGGCGACGTGCCCTTCGGCGTGAGGTCGAGGCCCGTGATCGAGGGCAGCTCGACCGGCAGCCGGTCGTCGGGCACGGGCACGATGCGTCCGTCGGACGTGTGCACCATGGGGATGGGCGTGCCCCAGAACCGCTGGCGCGAGATCAGCCAGTCGCGCAGGCGGTAGTTCTTCGCCGCGCGCCCCGCGCCGCCCGCCTCGAGCTGCTCGATCGCGCGCGCGATCGCGTTGCGCTTGCTCAGGCCGTTCAGCGAGCCCGAGTTGATCATGCGCCCCTCGCCCGTGAGCGCGACGCCCGTCTTCGCGGGGTCGACGTCGTCGGCGCCGGCGGATGCCGGGTCGATCGGCACGCCGTTCTCGTCGAGCTCGATCACCGGGATCGCGCCGGTCAGCGGCGCCAGCGTGTCGACGACGACCTTCACCGGCAGGCCGAAGGCGCGCGCGAAGTCGAGGTCGCGCTGGTCGTGGGCGGGCACGGCCATGACCGCGCCGTGGCCGTAGTCGGCCAGCACGTAGTCGGCCGCCCAGATCGGCAGCCGCTCGCCGTTGATGGGGTTGACCGCGTAGCGCTCGAGGAACACGCCCGTCTTGGGGCGGTCGGCGGTCTGACGGTCGATCTCGCTCGTCTTCTGCACCGTCTCCAGGTAGCCCCGGAAGCGCTCCTGCACCTCGGCGGAGGCGCCCGCCGCGAGCTCGGACGCCAGGTCGCTGTCGGGCGCGACGACGAAGAACGTCGCGCCGTGCAGCGTGTCGGGGCGCGTCGAGAACACGGTGACCTTCTCGTCCCGGCCCTCGATCTCGAAGTCGATGTCGGCGCCGACCGAGCGGCCGATCCAGTTGCGCTGCATCTGCAGCACCTTGTGCGGCCAGAAGCCCTCGAGCTGGTTGAGGTCGTCGAGCAGGCGGTCGGCGTACTGCGTGATGCGGAAGTACCACTGCGTGAGCTTCTTCTTCGTCACCTCGGCGCCGCAGCGCTCGCAGTGGCCGTCGACGACCTGCTCGTTGGCGAGCACCGTCTGGTCGGCGGGGCACCAGTTGACGGGGCTCTCCTTGCGATAGGCGAGCCCGCGGTCGTAGAGGCGCTGGAACAGCCACTGGTTCCACCGGTAGTACTCCGGGTCGCTCGTGTGCAGCACCCGCGACCAGTCGAACGAGACGCCGTACTGCTTGAGGCTCGCCTTCTGCTGGTCGATGTTCTGGTAGGTCCACTCGCGCGGGTCCGCACCGCGCTTGATCGCCGCGTTCTCGGCGGGCAGGCCGAAGCTGTCCCAGCCGATGGGGTTGAGCACGTTGTAGCCGCGGTGCCGCCAGAACCGCGCGACGATGTCGGAGTAGAGGTAGTTCTCGGCGTGGCCCATGTGCAGGTCGCCCGACGGGTACGGGAACATCGCCAGCACGTACTTGCGCGGCCGGGTGTCCTCGTCGCCGCCGGCGCGGAACGGGTCGTGCTCGGCCCAGAGCGCCTGCCACTTCTGCTGGATGGCGTGCGGATCGAAGGCGCCGCCCTCGGCGGCGATTTCGCTGGTCGTCATGGACACGGGTATCCCATCGTGATGAGGAGAGTGAGACGCGAGAACTCGCCCTTTTAGGCTACCCGACGCCGTCTGACCACTCCCGAGGCAGCCGGGCGCCGATCGCGGCGAGCGGTCCGCGCGCCTTGACGGCGACCTCGGCGACCTCGGCGGCGGCCTCGGAGCGCCAGGTGATGCCGCCGCCGGCGCCGACCGAGACGGAGTCCGCCTCGTACACGATCGAGCGGATCACCATCGCCAGGTCGGCGCCGCCGTCGTCGCCGATCCACCCGAAGCAGCCGGCGTAGACGCCGCGCGGCGCGCCCTCCAGGCGGTGCAGGATCGTCATGGCCGACCGCTTCGGGGCGCCCGTCATGCTCCCGGCGGGGAACGCGGCATCCAGCACGTCGCCGATGCGCACGCCCGGCAGGAGGGCGCCGGCGACGGTGCTGACGAGCTGGTGCACGGCGGGGTACGACTCCACGTGCAGCAGCCGCTCGACCGTGACGCTGCCGGGCGCGCACACGCGCTGCAGGTCGTTGCGCATGAGGTCGACGATCATCACGTTCTCGGCGCGCTCCTTGACGCTCTCGAGCAGCTCGCGCGCCTGGCGCGCGTCGTCCTGCGGATCGGTGCCGCGCGGCCGCGTCCCCTTGATCGGCGAGGTGCGCACGGTGCCGCCCCCGATCTGCAGGAACCGCTCGGGGCTCGCGCTCAGCAGCACGCGGTCGCCGACGCGGACGAGCCCGCCGTGGTGGGTCGGGTGCGCCGCGCGCAGCCGCAGGTAGGCGTCGACGGCCTCCCCCGCATCGCTCCGCGGCACCTCGAACCGCGTCGTGAGGCACAGCTGGTAGGCGTCGCCGGCGCGGATCGCGTCGCGGCAGCGCTCGATGAGCGCCGCGTACGCACGCGGATCGTGGCGCGCGACCGCCGTGAGACCGCCGTCGGGCCCGCCCTCCGCCGGTGCGCCCGCGGACGCCGGGGCGGATGCCGCCCAGCCCTCCGCCCGCCGCACGGCGTCGTCCAGCTCGCCGGCCGGGGCGACGACCCACGTCTCGCGGCGGGCGTGGTCGAACGCGAGGAACCACGCGACGGCGAGCCCGGCGTCGCCCGGCCCATCGAGCCGCGCGGGCGCCCCGGCACGGGCGGCCGCGTCGTCGTAGGCGCACCAGCCGACCCAGCCGCCGCCGAAACCGCCCCAGCGCCGCTCTGCCGACGTCTCGCAGACGACGTGGCGGGGCACCGGCGCGGGCACGCCCACGCCCATCCAGCTCCATCCGCCGGTCGCGTCGCGCCCCGAGTCGAGCCAGAAGGCGTGGGGCTCGCGCGCCGGTCCGCCCAGGAACGCCGCCGCCGGGTCGACCCACGACGGCAGTCGGCGGGCCTCACGTGCAGCAGACACGGAATTCACAGTAGCGGGCACCGTACGCTTGTCGGGTGAACGACTTCCTCTCCTGGATCCTGGATGCCGTTCAGAGCGTCGATCCCGTGCTGAGGACGATCCTCGCGGGCGTCGCGATGATGCTGGAGACGAGCATCCTGGTCGGCCTGATCGTTCCCGGCGACACGATCGTGATCGTCGCGGCGACCGCCGTCGCGTCGCCCGTCGAGGGCGTCCTGCTGGGCGTCGCCGTCGTCGTCGGCGCGCTCGCGGGCGAGAGCATCGGCTTCTGGCTGGGGCGGTGGCTGGGGCCGCGCATCCGCGCGTCGCGCCTCGGCGCCCGCATCGGCGACGACAACTGGCGCCGGGCCGAGCTCTACCTGCAGCGTCGCGGAGGCCCGGCGGTGTTCATCTCGCGGTTCCTGCCCGTGCTGCACTCGCTCGTGCCGCTCACCGTCGGGATGAGCGGGTTCTCGTTCCGCCGGTTCCTCGCGTGGACGATCCCCGCGTGCGTCGTGTGGTCGGTGCTGTACGTCTCGGTCGCCGCGGCCGCTGCCGGCACGTACCGCGAGCTCGCCGACCAGCTGCACTACGCCGGCTACATCTTCGTGGGCGTCATCGCGCTGTTCCTGCTGTTCGTGTGGCTCGCGAAGCGCTTCATCATCGCGCGCGAGGCGCGGCACATGCACCTCGAGCCCGATGCCGAGCACCACGACGTGACAGACTGAACCGGTGGCCACGCCGACGACCCCTCCCAAGGTGCTCTGGCTCGCACGTCTCGAACACCGCCTGCATGCCTGGCGCGAACGTCGTGCGCGCCGGCGCGGACACCGGCCGACCGTCGCCGCGTTCCCCGGCTACGGCGGCGAGGACTGGGTGCGGGTGCTCGCGCGCGTGCTCATCGTGCCGCCCGTGCCGACCCGGCGCCGCGGGGCCGATGCGGCCGTGCGCGGATGGCGCAGCTTCGCGTCGGTGCCGATCGGCTTCGCTCCCGTGCGGGTCGACATCGAGGGCACGGTGCACGAGGTCGTCGCCGATCGCGGCGGCGTGATCGACACCGTGCTGCCCGCGCGGCTGTCGCCGGGCTGGCATCCGATCACGATGTCCGTCGAGGGCTCCGACCCGGTCGAGACGAGCGTGTTCATCGTGGGCGCGGAGGTTCCGTTCGGCATCATCTCCGACGTCGACGACACCGTCATGGTGACGGCCCTCCCGCGGCCGCTCGTCGCGGCGTGGAACTCGTTCGTCGTCGACGAGCGCGCCCGCCAGCCGGTTCCCGGCATGTCGGTCATGCTGGAGCGGATCGTGCACGACCGGCCCGGCACGCCCGTGATCTACCTCTCCACGGGCGCGTGGAACGTCGCGCCGACGCTGCAGCGCTTCCTGCGCCGGCACCTGTTCCCCAAGGGCGCGCTGCTGCTCACCGACTGGGGGCCGACGCACGATCGCTGGTTCCACAGCGGCCGCGAGCACAAGCGCGAGAACCTGCGCCGGCTGGCGGGCGAGTTCCCGCGCGTGAAGTGGCTGCTCATCGGCGACGACGGCCAGCACGACGACGACCTGTACACGGAGTTCACGAGCGAGTTCCCCGAGAACGTCACGGCCGTCGCGATCCGCCGGCTCTCGCCCGCGCAGGTCGTGCTGGCGGGCGGGCGCACGTCGGTCAACGACCACTCCGCCGCGTCGGTGCCGTGGGTGACCGGGCCCGACGGGGCCGCGCTGCTCGACCGGCTGCGCGAGGCGGGGGTCGTCGACGGCGCGTGAGGCCGCCTACCCTGGAGGGATGTGCGGTCGGTTCGTCATCGCCCAGCCGGGGCCGGAGCTGGTCGGCGTGCTGCGCGTCGACCTCGTCGCCGACGATCTGCCGGCGCCGTCGTTCAACGTCGCGCCGACCGACCGCGTCGCGATCGTGCTCGACTCGGCGAAGTCCGAGCCGCCGGTGCGGCGCCTCGAGGCGGCGCGCTGGGGTCTCGTGCCCGGGTGGGCGAAGGACGTCTCGGTGGGCGTGCGCGCCATCAACGCCCGCGCCGAGGAGGCCGCCGGCAAGCCGACGTTCCGCGAGGCGCTCGTCTCGCGGCGCGCGATCGTCCCGGCATCCGGCTACTACGAGTGGCACACGAGCGAGGGCGTGAAGACGCCGCACTACATCCACCCCGCCGACGGCGCGCCGCTGCTGTTCGCGGGGCTCTACGAGTGGTGGCGCGATCCCGCCAAGGCGGGCGACGATCCCTCGCGCTGGCTGCTGAGCTTCACGATCCTCACGCGCGCGGCGGTCGGCGACCTGGGCGCGATCCACGACCGGATGCCGCTGTTCGTCGACCCCGACCACGCCGACGCGTGGCTCGATCCGCACGCCGACGACGCCGCCGGACTGCTGGACGCCGCGTCCGACGCCGCGCCGCACGTCGCCCGGGGGCTCGAGGCCTACGCCGTCGGCAGCGCGGTCGGCAACGTGCGCAACGACACGCCCGACCTCATCGAGCCGGCGTCGTGATCACCGTCGTCGCCGTCGACTGGCGTGCCGCCGAGGCCCGTCACCGGGAGCGCGCCGACGCGCTCACGGCGGGCCATCGCGCCCGTGCGGCGCGCGGCGAGCCGCACCCGGTCGAGGACTTCCTGTTCACCTACTACTCGTACAAGCCCGCGGTGCTGCGCCGGTGGCATCCGGGCGAGGGACGGGAGCTGGCGGATGCCGCGGACGACGCGCGCGCCGCGTGGCGCTGGTACCGGCCGGGCGGCGCACCCCGGTCGCTCGTCGTCGACGGCGCGGCGCTGCGCGCCGAGAAGGCCGAGCCGATCGCGCAGATCGCGGCGATCCTGCGCGGCACGCAGGCCCGGCCGGCGTCGTTCGGCTGCTTCGGCATGCACGAGTGGGCGATGGTGTACCGCCAGGGCGAGCACCGGCATCCCGTGCCGCTGCGGCTCGGCCAGGAGGGCACGGATGCCGTGGTCGAGGCGCACGACCTGCGGTGCACGCACTTCGACGCGTTCCGGTTCTTCACCCCCGCGGCGGCGCCGCGCAACCGGCTCCCCCTCACGCGGGCCGGTCAGGGCGCGCAGGAGCAGCCGGGGTGCCTGCACGCGGGCATGGACCTGTACAAGTGGGCGATCAAGCTGGGCCCGCTCGTGCCCGGCGAGGTGCTGCTCGACGCGTTCGAGCTGGCCCGCGACATCCGCGAGCTCGACATGCGCGCGTCGCCCTACGACCTGCGCGCCTGGGGCTACTCCCCGGTGCCCGTCGAGACGGCCGACGGCAAGGCCGAGTACGTGCGCCGGCAGCGCCGCTTCGCCGACCGCGGTGCCGCGCTGCGCGCGCGGCTGCGCGAGATCGTCGAGGGCTGACACGGCGCCGGGCGTGCACCGTGCAGGAGATTCTGCGCCCGCCGGCCTGAGCGCCCGGCGACACGCCCGGGATCGCGAAGACGTCCTGCACGGTGCACGACGCGGGCGCCCAGCGACGGCGGCCGGTCTCGCCGGTCGGGTGCCCGCGACGCGAAGCCGCGGGCACCCGACCGGCGAGACGCTCAGTCGAAGACGACCGTGGCGGACTCGTCGTTCAGCACGATGACGGGCGTGACGGCCGACAGGCCGGCGGCGCGGATCGCGGCGGCGTCGAAGCGCAGCAGCGGCGTGCCGGCGGCCACCTCGTCCCCCGCCGCGACGAGCGTCTCGAAGCCGGTGCCCTTGAGCCCGACGGTGTCGATGCCCACGTGGATCAGCAGCTCGGTGCCGTCGTCGAGCCGGAGGCCGATCGCGTGGGCCGTCGGGAACACGGATGCCACGGTGCCGTCGGCCGGTGCGACGACGGTGTCGCCGCTCGGATCGATCGCGACGCCCGGTCCCATCGTGCCGCTCGCGAACATCGGGTCGGGCACGTCGGCGAGCGCCACGACGGCGCCCTCGACGGGCTGGCGCAGCCGCACCGTGCGCCCGGACGCCGCCTGCTCCGCCCGTTCCCTCTCCTCGAGCGCGGCGCCCGCCGCGATCAGCGCCCCGCCGACGCCCGGGGCGACCATGCCCGCGACCGCGCCCGTCGTCGCCGCCCCGGCGCCGGGGAAGGCCTCGATCCGCTCGGGCGCGACGCGGCCCGCGATGACGTCCTCCATGGCGTCCTTCACGAACTGCACGTTGAGCCCGTAGACCACCTGCACCGACTTGCCGCCGGCCTTCATCGTGCCGGCCGCTCCGGCGCGCTTCAGGGCGGCCTCGTCGATCTTCGACGGGTCGTCGATCTCCATGCGCAGGCGGGTGGCGCAGTTGTCGAGGTCGAGGATGTTCGCCTTGCCGCCGAGGGCGTCGATGAACGCCGCGGCGGTCACGTGGTAGTCGCTGCCCGAGGAGGCTCCTCCGGCGTCCGCCCCGTCGTCGTCCTCGCGGCCGGGGGTCTTGAGGTTCCACCTCTTGATCACGAACCGGAACGTGAAGAAGTAGATGAAGAACCACGCCACGCCCATGATCGGGATCATCCACGGGTTCTGCGCGAGCGGGTTGACCCAGCCGAGCACGAGGTCGATGAAGCCGCCCGAGAAGCCGAAGCCCATGCGGGTCGGCAGGATCGCGCTGATCGTGAGCGAGATGCCCATGAAGACCGCGTGGATCAGGTAGAGCCACGGCGCGACGAACATGAACGCGAACTCCAGCGGCTCGGTGACGCCGACGAAGAACGAGGCGACGGCGGCCGACAGCATGATGCCGTAGGTGACCTTCTTGCGCGTCGTCTTGGCGGTCATGTACATCGCGAGCGCCGCGCCGGGCAGGCCGAACATCATGACGGGGAAGAAGCCGGTCATGTACTGCCCCGTGACGCCGAAGACGCCCGCACCCGCGGAGCCCTGCTGGAAGTTGACGAGGTCGTTGATGCCGGCGACGTCGAACCAGAACACCGAGTTGAGCGCATGGTGCAGGCCGACCGGGATGAGCAGGCGGTTGAAGAACCCGTAGAGGCCGGCGCCGACGGGGCCGAGCGTGACCATCCATTCGCCGAACGCCACGAGGCCGCTGTAGAGCACGGGCCACACGAACAGCAGCACGAGCGCGGCGACCAGCGAGGCGCCGGCGGTCACGATGGCCACGGAGCGCTTGCCCGAGAAGAACGACAGCGCGTCGGGCAGCTTGGTGTCCTTGAAGCGGTTGTAGCACCACGCGCCGATGAGGCCGGCGATGATGCCGACGAAGACGTTGTTGACCTTGCCGAACGCGGGGTTGACCTCGGAGATGTCGTCGATGCCGAACAGCACCTGCACCGTCGCGGGCGACAGCAGCGTCGTCATCGTGAGCCACGACACGAGTCCGGCGAGCGCCGACGTGCCGTCGGTCTTGTTCGCCATGCCGATCGAGATGCCGATCGCGAACAGCAGCGGCATGTTGTCGAGCAGCGCCCCGCCGGCCGCGCCGAGGAAGGCCGAC contains:
- a CDS encoding App1 family protein codes for the protein MATPTTPPKVLWLARLEHRLHAWRERRARRRGHRPTVAAFPGYGGEDWVRVLARVLIVPPVPTRRRGADAAVRGWRSFASVPIGFAPVRVDIEGTVHEVVADRGGVIDTVLPARLSPGWHPITMSVEGSDPVETSVFIVGAEVPFGIISDVDDTVMVTALPRPLVAAWNSFVVDERARQPVPGMSVMLERIVHDRPGTPVIYLSTGAWNVAPTLQRFLRRHLFPKGALLLTDWGPTHDRWFHSGREHKRENLRRLAGEFPRVKWLLIGDDGQHDDDLYTEFTSEFPENVTAVAIRRLSPAQVVLAGGRTSVNDHSAASVPWVTGPDGAALLDRLREAGVVDGA
- a CDS encoding SOS response-associated peptidase codes for the protein MCGRFVIAQPGPELVGVLRVDLVADDLPAPSFNVAPTDRVAIVLDSAKSEPPVRRLEAARWGLVPGWAKDVSVGVRAINARAEEAAGKPTFREALVSRRAIVPASGYYEWHTSEGVKTPHYIHPADGAPLLFAGLYEWWRDPAKAGDDPSRWLLSFTILTRAAVGDLGAIHDRMPLFVDPDHADAWLDPHADDAAGLLDAASDAAPHVARGLEAYAVGSAVGNVRNDTPDLIEPAS
- the nagE gene encoding N-acetylglucosamine-specific PTS transporter subunit IIBC, with amino-acid sequence MKFFQRLGRSIMLPVAVLPVAAILSGISYWISSAAGGPNVASAFLGAAGGALLDNMPLLFAIGISIGMANKTDGTSALAGLVSWLTMTTLLSPATVQVLFGIDDISEVNPAFGKVNNVFVGIIAGLIGAWCYNRFKDTKLPDALSFFSGKRSVAIVTAGASLVAALVLLFVWPVLYSGLVAFGEWMVTLGPVGAGLYGFFNRLLIPVGLHHALNSVFWFDVAGINDLVNFQQGSAGAGVFGVTGQYMTGFFPVMMFGLPGAALAMYMTAKTTRKKVTYGIMLSAAVASFFVGVTEPLEFAFMFVAPWLYLIHAVFMGISLTISAILPTRMGFGFSGGFIDLVLGWVNPLAQNPWMIPIMGVAWFFIYFFTFRFVIKRWNLKTPGREDDDGADAGGASSGSDYHVTAAAFIDALGGKANILDLDNCATRLRMEIDDPSKIDEAALKRAGAAGTMKAGGKSVQVVYGLNVQFVKDAMEDVIAGRVAPERIEAFPGAGAATTGAVAGMVAPGVGGALIAAGAALEERERAEQAASGRTVRLRQPVEGAVVALADVPDPMFASGTMGPGVAIDPSGDTVVAPADGTVASVFPTAHAIGLRLDDGTELLIHVGIDTVGLKGTGFETLVAAGDEVAAGTPLLRFDAAAIRAAGLSAVTPVIVLNDESATVVFD